One region of Dysidea avara chromosome 1, odDysAvar1.4, whole genome shotgun sequence genomic DNA includes:
- the LOC136250333 gene encoding uncharacterized protein has product MNQSSEELTIHSKRETISMYKALFIPGVLEFSLAHFFAKMVSYSFLLWLPFYIKNNEIGGHCLDTFQSGAMAATFDVGGMIGSIGAGLLSDILNARAVAVTVLLYLSIPMIFTLRKLGSANLPLAIILVFLTGVTVVGPHSVITSAVSADLGTHKSLKGNTKAKSTVTGLINGIGSMGAAFGPLITGALSSHEGWDAVFYLFMSLYFASSLLLTRLVISEVRKWRRPCYQQQSNKKTARILHNSDSESVSLQETEFAL; this is encoded by the exons ATGAACCAATCTTCTGAAGAATTG ACTATACATTCTAAACGAGAGACAATCAGTATGTATAAAGCATTGTTTATACCA GGAGTGTTAGAGTTCTCATTGGCACACTTCTTTGCCAAGATGGTGTCCTACTCCTTCCTGTTATGGCTTCCATTTTACATAAAGAATAATG AGATTGGAGGTCACTGCTTGGATACTTTTCAGTCAGGAGCTATGGCAGCCACTTTTGATGTTGGAGGAATGATAG GTAGTATTGGAGCAGGATTATTATCAGATATATTGAATGCCAGAGCTGTAGCAGTTACTGTACTACTCTACCTGTCCATCCCCATG ATATTCACCCTAAGGAAGCTTGGAAGTGCAAATCTACCATTAGCTATCA TTTTAGTTTTCTTAACTGGAGTCACAGTGGTGGGGCCGCATTCTGTCATCACTTCAGCTGTTAGCGCTGACCTG GGTACACACAAGTCATTGAAGGGTAATACAAAGGCAAAATCTACAGTGACTGGTCTCATTAATGGAATAGGATCAATGG GAGCAGCATTTGGTCCACTAATAACTGGAGCATTATCAAGTCATGAG GGATGGGATGCAGTATTCTACTTGTTCATGTCCCTCTACTTTGCCTCTAGTCTG CTACTGACTAGATTAGTTATTAGTGAAGTTAGAAAATGGAGAAGACCTTGCTACCAACAGCAGTCAAACAA